In Qipengyuania psychrotolerans, one DNA window encodes the following:
- a CDS encoding thermonuclease family protein, which produces MPKPPRFHTKRRRSRLREMRWIAIAAVLVGASFLYRDRLNPPEPVSEVTLSFGLCGDNWAACVIDGDTVAIGQRRVRLTGYDAPEMDGACEAERVKAREARTALHTWLAEGRFTWTGGTEPPRDQYGRELREASRGGEALADHMIGAGLAEGSGWGAEKKMWC; this is translated from the coding sequence ATGCCAAAGCCCCCACGCTTCCATACGAAACGCCGCCGAAGCCGCCTGCGCGAAATGCGCTGGATTGCGATTGCGGCGGTGCTGGTCGGTGCCTCCTTCTTGTACAGGGACAGGCTGAACCCGCCCGAGCCGGTGAGCGAAGTGACGCTGAGCTTCGGGCTTTGCGGAGACAACTGGGCCGCCTGCGTGATCGACGGGGACACGGTGGCCATCGGCCAGCGCCGCGTGCGCCTGACCGGCTATGACGCGCCGGAGATGGACGGTGCCTGCGAAGCCGAACGGGTGAAAGCACGCGAAGCCCGCACAGCCCTCCACACCTGGCTCGCCGAGGGCCGCTTCACTTGGACCGGCGGCACCGAGCCGCCCCGCGACCAATATGGCCGAGAACTCCGCGAAGCCTCACGCGGCGGCGAGGCGCTGGCGGATCACATGATCGGCGCAGGGCTGGCCGAGGGGAGTGGCTGGGGCGCTGAGAAGAAAATGTGGTGTTGA
- a CDS encoding HNH endonuclease — MARWNRTSKWKKTMIARLLERDGFSCWLCGLPMTQPPKKHNKRISLEHLKARSEGGTDDLDNLVLCHQHCNGHLGVRPIADKLKMRSKWHKVATRAHLLEKTVKKR; from the coding sequence ATGGCCCGTTGGAATCGCACATCAAAATGGAAGAAAACGATGATTGCGCGTCTGTTGGAACGCGATGGGTTTTCATGCTGGCTTTGCGGGCTTCCGATGACTCAGCCGCCCAAAAAGCACAACAAGCGGATTAGTTTGGAACACCTAAAAGCGAGAAGCGAGGGTGGCACCGACGATCTGGACAACCTTGTGCTCTGTCATCAACATTGCAACGGTCATCTGGGGGTTCGACCGATCGCCGATAAATTGAAGATGCGCTCCAAATGGCACAAAGTCGCAACGCGAGCACATCTGCTGGAAAAAACAGTCAAGAAGCGATGA
- a CDS encoding toll/interleukin-1 receptor domain-containing protein, with product MKVSERLGLNRQIADELANRYAWDEVDQFLTAFGLTTSISGSWDSDAEFYRLVLSRAPLNALAEIVEDLGLPAFSDAAPIRQLPRVWEATEDLRVFVSHLSAEKEKAARMRDCLSAHHMSAFVAHDDIEPTLEWQVQIERALTNCELFISMHTPGFSKSHWTQQEVGYAVGRGVKIIAVHMGEDPTGFIQKNQALSRGIKTAEVLSSEVAELVKSDERLKSRYAELNKVDQFGDLDDDIPF from the coding sequence TTGAAGGTCTCTGAGAGACTTGGCCTCAATCGACAAATCGCTGATGAACTAGCCAATCGATATGCTTGGGATGAAGTCGATCAGTTCCTGACTGCCTTCGGGCTAACGACAAGTATTAGTGGAAGCTGGGACAGCGATGCCGAATTTTATCGGTTGGTACTTTCTCGCGCGCCACTGAATGCCCTTGCAGAAATTGTGGAAGACCTAGGTCTTCCCGCCTTTTCTGACGCCGCACCGATAAGACAACTTCCGAGAGTTTGGGAGGCTACTGAAGACCTACGAGTGTTTGTCAGCCACCTCAGTGCGGAAAAAGAAAAGGCGGCGCGAATGCGTGACTGTCTTAGTGCGCATCATATGAGCGCGTTTGTGGCTCATGATGATATCGAACCGACACTAGAGTGGCAGGTGCAGATTGAGCGAGCGCTGACGAATTGTGAGCTATTTATTTCAATGCACACTCCCGGTTTCTCCAAGAGCCATTGGACGCAGCAGGAGGTCGGGTATGCTGTAGGCCGTGGAGTCAAGATTATCGCCGTACATATGGGCGAAGATCCCACTGGTTTCATTCAGAAGAATCAAGCACTGTCACGAGGCATTAAGACTGCAGAAGTGTTGTCGTCCGAGGTGGCGGAGCTGGTCAAAAGTGATGAAAGATTGAAGAGTCGGTACGCAGAGTTAAACAAAGTTGACCAGTTCGGTGACCTTGATGACGATATCCCGTTTTAA
- a CDS encoding ribonucleotide-diphosphate reductase subunit beta — protein sequence MSLLEARKTYKPFEYPWAYDFWKRQQQIHWMPEEVPLGEDCRDWAQKLSEHERNLLTQIFRFFTQADVEVQDCYHDKYARVFKPTEIKMMLTAFSNMETVHIAAYSHLLDTIGMPESEYSAFLDYEEMADKHNYMQNFGVDNDEDIARTLAMFGGFTEGMQLFASFAMLMNFPRFNKMKGMGQIVSWSIRDESLHCEGIIRMFHEFVRERDCLTKAVKEDIIDICQKTVRLEDNFIDLAFEMGPVSGMTPKDIKKYIRYIADWRLGQLGFQPIYMVDDHPLPWLAPLINGVEHANFFEQRATEYSKGATTGDWNTVWSTFDKRGSAKAANEEVAVDDGPGLFGDEGGKGAVAAE from the coding sequence ATGTCGTTGCTCGAAGCCCGCAAGACCTACAAGCCGTTCGAATACCCGTGGGCTTACGACTTCTGGAAACGCCAGCAGCAGATCCACTGGATGCCGGAAGAAGTTCCGCTGGGCGAAGACTGCCGCGACTGGGCGCAGAAGCTGTCCGAGCACGAGCGGAACCTGCTCACGCAGATCTTCCGTTTCTTCACCCAGGCCGATGTCGAGGTGCAGGATTGCTACCACGACAAATACGCCCGCGTGTTCAAGCCGACCGAGATCAAGATGATGCTCACCGCCTTCTCCAACATGGAGACGGTGCACATCGCGGCCTACAGCCATCTGCTCGACACGATCGGCATGCCGGAAAGCGAATATTCCGCCTTCCTCGATTACGAGGAAATGGCCGACAAGCATAATTACATGCAGAATTTCGGCGTCGACAATGACGAAGACATTGCCCGCACGCTCGCCATGTTCGGCGGATTTACCGAAGGCATGCAGCTGTTCGCCAGCTTCGCGATGCTGATGAACTTCCCGCGCTTCAACAAGATGAAGGGCATGGGGCAGATCGTCAGCTGGTCGATCCGCGATGAAAGCCTGCACTGCGAAGGCATCATCCGTATGTTCCACGAATTCGTTCGTGAACGCGATTGCCTGACCAAGGCGGTCAAGGAAGACATCATCGATATCTGCCAGAAGACCGTGCGTCTGGAAGACAACTTCATCGACCTCGCGTTTGAAATGGGCCCCGTGTCTGGCATGACGCCCAAGGATATCAAGAAGTACATCCGCTACATCGCCGACTGGCGCCTGGGCCAGCTGGGCTTCCAGCCGATCTACATGGTCGACGATCACCCGCTGCCGTGGCTCGCCCCGCTGATCAACGGCGTGGAGCACGCCAACTTCTTCGAACAGCGCGCCACCGAATACTCCAAGGGCGCCACCACGGGCGACTGGAACACGGTCTGGTCCACCTTCGACAAACGCGGCAGCGCCAAGGCCGCGAATGAGGAAGTGGCCGTGGACGATGGTCCGGGCCTGTTTGGGGACGAAGGCGGCAAAGGAGCTGTCGCGGCGGAGTGA